The Erigeron canadensis isolate Cc75 chromosome 4, C_canadensis_v1, whole genome shotgun sequence genome window below encodes:
- the LOC122597836 gene encoding nucleolin 2-like — MEQGKEHPAAVDSDPNHVAANVVVAPPLPPTITNPVFNNAKRAAHEEPQQVMCTKKHKTDVQSNFMEYQHHCQHNKAEVPLCTKSSTTQSAKQENTSSNQFQQDDEDYNSKMKNSQHITLKRSVSVDMPPDKKSMATTQDSHKGSISNELLEDGDETFKEIYEHTPDNIALKLNNKLLDHSERLDLAIERTIHPATTSHATGSKTLYLGNLSFAVEEDDVRDFFKDVGEIAAIRFAIRDDRFLGYGHIEFTTSEAAQEALKLNKEVLYDRRVKLDLARERGTYPPGNSMVKYNSTGGQAQRKTVFVRGFRSSDGFDIIGSALEKHFRKCGEISRLAIPKDYDGAPKGIAFIDFVDTIGFRRALGLDGSVVSGNRLTVEVANKSDVREGSGCGGRGWSLKSGSSGGWVRENGSGWGRGNGSIRGWGREIGYAGGVGRESILGPGPCRESGSASGCEKCFASSSCRESAPASTSRPESGSASTSSRESCHGSSLLRKIDFDGGPRRRNCFGSGPPRGNGFNSGPPRGIDFCSGPPRGNGFGCGPPRGRGVGRSWHAEIGFGRGSGIDIRSDSSWHRESSSRIGRCGVSGYGRHDRGR; from the exons atgGAGCAGGGCAAAGAACACCCGGCGGCG GTTGATTCAGATCCTAATCATGTTGCTGCTAATGTTGTAGTTGCTCCTCCTCTTCCACCCACCATTACAAATCCAGTTTTCAATAATG CCAAGAGGGCTGCACACGAGGAGCCTCAACAAGTTATGTGTACTAAGAAGCACAAGACTGACGTCCAAAGCAATTTTATGGAATATCAACATCATTGCCAACATAACAAG GCTGAAGTACCTTTATGTACAAAGTCATCAACTACACAATCTGCAAAGCAAGAAAACACCAGCTCTAATCAGTTTcaacaagatgatgaagattataATTCCAAGATGAAGAATAGCCAACATATAACTTTAAAGAGAAGTGTATCG GTTGATATGCCCCCAGATAAAAAGTCAATGGCCACCACACAAGATTCACACAAAGGTAGCATCTCTAATGAGCTTTTGGAAGATGGAGATGAAACTTTCAAGGAGATTTACGAGCATACCCCAGATAACATT GCTCTCAAACTTAATAACAAGTTACTTGATCATTCAGAGAGGCTTGATTTGGCAATAGAAAGGACAATACACCCTGCGACAACTTCTCATGCCACCGGATCAAAAACTTTGTATCTTGGCAATTTAAGTTTTGCAGTTGAAGAAGACGATGT AAGGGACTTCTTCAAAGATGTTGGTGAAATTGCTGCAATACGTTTTGCCATTAGAGATGACCGATTTTTGGGTTATGGGCACATTGAGTTCACCACTTCTGAAGCTGCTCAAGAG GCTCTCAAACTAAATAAGGAGGTGCTATATGACCGGCGAGTTAAACTTGATTTGGCTAGGGAACGAGGTACCTACCCTCCGGGTAACAG CATGGTGAAGTATAATTCAACGGGAGGCCAGGCTCAGAGAAAAACCGTATTTGTACGGGGATTTCGTTCTAGTGATGGTTTTGACATT ATTGGCAGTGCACTTGAAAAGCATTTTAGAAAATGTGGAGAGATTTCACGCCTGGCAATACCCAAAGATTATGATGGGGCTCCTAAAGG AATTGCTTTTATCGACTTTGTGGACACTATTGGGTTCCGTCGAGCTTTGGGACTTGATGGATCTGTAGTCAGTGGAAACAGGCTAACTGTTGAGGTAGCCAATAAAAGTGATGTTCGTGAAGGATCTGGATGTGGAGGACGCGGTTGGAGTCTCAAAAGTGGCTCTAGTGGCGGTTGGGTTAGAGAAAATGGTTCTGGTTGGGGTAGAGGAAATGGCTCTATTCGTGGCTGGGGTAGAGAAATCGGTTATGCTGGCGGAGTGGGTAGAGAAAGTATATTAGGTCCTGGACCATGTCGAGAAAGTGGCTCAGCTAGTGGCTGTGAAAAATGCTTTGCTAGCAGCTCGTGTCGAGAAAGTGCTCCTGCTAGTACCTCACGACCAGAAAGTGGCTCTGCTAGCACCTCGAGTAGAGAAAGTTGCCACGGTAGCAGCTTGCTCAGAAAAATTGATTTTGATGGTGGCCCACGTAGAAGAAACTGTTTTGGTAGCGGCCCACCTAGAGGAAATGGTTTTAATAGCGGCCCACCTAGAGGGATTGATTTTTGTAGCGGCCCACCTAGAGGAAATGGTTTTGGTTGCGGCCCACCTAGAGGACGTGGCGTTGGTAGGAGCTGGCATGCAGAAATTGGCTTTGGTAGAGGCTCAGGTATAGATATTAGGTCCGATAGCAGCTGGCATAGAGAAAGTAGTTCCAGGATCGGTCGGTGTGGTGTAAGTGGCTATGGTCGTCATGACAGGGGAAGATAA